The bacterium region CTCTGCGCTTCCCGTATTCTTCTCCTTTTTGATGCTATCTCAGCCGCCTTTTTCTCCGACTCCACCACGACGAGCAAATCGCCCACCTCAGGCACACCGTTAAGCCCTATAACCTGAACTGGTCTTGATGGTCCTGCTTCCTCGACGACATTGCCTCTCTCATCGAACATGTTTCTAACACGCCCATGATACATCCCCACTACGATCGGGTCGCCGCGGTAAAGCGTGCCCTGCTGAATTAAGACTGTCGCGGTAGGTCCTCGTCCGCTGTCGAGCCATGCCTCAAGAACTACACCACGCGCTGGTTTGAATGGGTTCGCTTTAAGTTCCATAAGCTCGGCTTGAAGGATTATGTATTCTATCAGGGTATCCACACCCATTCCTGTTTTCGCGGATATTTCCACGCAAAGGGTATCTCCTCCCCATTGGTCGCATACTATGTCAAGCTCAGATAGCTGTTTCATCACCTGCTCAGAGTTAGCACCGGGCAGGTCCATCTTGTTTATAGCCACGATAATAGGCACTCCCGATGCACGAGCATGGTTTATAGCCTCGACAGTTTGCGGCATAACTCCATCCTTCCAATCGACCACCAGCACTGCGATGTCAGTAACCTGCGCACCCCGTGCCCTCATCGCCGTGAATGCCTTGTGACCGGGGGTATCGATGAATGTTATCTCCCCGTACTCGGTTTCCACCATGTATGCACCTATGTGCTGGGTTATCCCCCCAACCTCCCCTGCGACGACATTGGTTTTTCTTATGTAATCAAGGAGAGTAGTTTTACCATGGTCAACATGTCCCATAACAGTTACCACTGGCGGGCGCCTTACGAGTTTGGTTTCGTCCTCCTCCTCTTCTTCCTCGCGTAGTTCCTCCGCAAGCTCATCCTCTATGTCAACCTTAACCGGCTTCTTCCCATAAGCATCCGCTATAAGCGATATGGTTTCGAAATCAAGCCTTTGATTTATCGTTACGATCAAACCAAGCTCTTTGAAGCACTTTTCGATAAGCTCTGTGGGCGATATTCCAAGCCTCTCGGCAAGCTCCTTTGTTGTCATGAATTCGTGGACCTCGATAGCGTTGGGGTCCTTAAGTTCTCCTTCTACTTCTTCGCGCCTCGTTTTTCTGTACTTTCTTTTCTTGCGGGTTTGCGAAAGCTGAGCGAGCGTTTGTCTTACAGCCTCGAAAACTTTCTCCTTAGTTATCGACTTCAGAAGTTCCTCTCGTCTGCGCCGCCTCTCCTCTTCAAGTCTTCGGACTTCGGCTGCGTAATCCCTGCCTATATGCTTCTTCTTTCGCCTTTTTCTTCTGGGGCGAGGTCTTCTTACGAAAACTCTTTCCGGCGCCTTGGTAGCTACTGCCTTCTGGACCTCCTCCTTCTTCCTTTCCTCCTTTTTAGCTTCCTCTTTCTCCTCCGAAAGTCTCTGCTGGACCCGTGCTGCCATCTCATCCGTGAAAACGCTCATGACCCGCGCTGCCATCTCATCGGTGAAAACGCTCATGTGGCTCTTAACATCGAACCCGAGCTGCTTGAGAAGCTGCAGAAGTGCTTTGCTCGATAAATCCAGTTCCCGTGCCGCTTCGTATATCCTTTTCTTCGACATGACTTTTTATTCGAAAAGATTGATGATTTTAATAATAGAAAATAAAGCCGTATTTTCCAAGTGTATTTTAAGATAAAATCAACTCACAAGACAAAACTTATTTTTTCTTAGGATTCTCTTCGCTGGTTTTTGCCTCCACCTGTCTTTCCGCAGAGGGGACATCCTTTTGCTTTTTCGCCAAAAGAGCCTCCTCAAGCTGCCTGTCCTTGGTTACGAATGCATGCTCCGCCTCGACTTGGTCGACAAGTTTTCTTGCTGCAAGAAGTATTTCATTGGCTTTATCACCTATCTCAGGTATAGAACGCAGCAGTTCTTCCTTCATTCGCGCGAGCTTTTGAACTGTGTCTATCTCGAACTTTTTGAGCACTTCGAGTTGTTCCTTCGTCAATATATCGAGCTTTTCTATCGGGGTCATCGACGCCTTATACTGTTCCTCACCGTAAATCGTTAGCTTCCAGCCGACCAATCTCGCCGCCAGTCTCGCGTTAACGCCGCCTTTACCTATAGCAAGCGAAAGCTGGTCGTCAGGAACAACTATGACTATTTTATGCTCATCGGGGTAAAGGTAAGTCTCGAGCACCTCTGCCGGTGCAAGAGCTTTCTTCACGAATTGCTCAGGGTCAGCCGAGTAAGGGATTATGTCTATCTTTTCGTTGGAAAGCTCCTTAACCACAGCCTGAACCCTCGTTCCCTTCAATCCTACACAGGCACCAACCGGGTCTATCCGGTCATCGGTAGAATAAACTGCTATCTTAGTTCTTTCTCCTGCTTCACGGGCTACGGCAACTATTTGAACCCTGCCCTCGTAAATTTCTGGAACCTCAAACTCGAAAAGTTTTTTCACGAACTCCGGCGCTCTGCGCGAGAGAATTATCTGTGGTCCCTTCGTGTCCTTTCTTACTTCCTTAACATACGCTCTTACAGTCTTACCTATTGGAAGATGCTCGTCCGGGATTTGCTCGTTCCGCAAAATAACACCCTCAGCTCTGCCAAGATTGACGATAACATTGCCTCTATCCACACGATGGACAGCACCAGAAACTATTTCACCAACCTTATGCCTGTAGTCGGAATAAATTATTTCGCGCTCTGTTTCGGTTATCGACTGGATAAGTTTCTGTTTCGCTGCAAGGACAGCTTTTCGCCCGAATTCGGAAGGGTCAAGCTCTACCTCGACTATATCGCCAACCCGTGCGTCTGGCTTTATCTTTTTTGCCTCTTTCTTTGCTATCTCAAGCGCAGGATTGTTCACCTTGAGCACTACTTCCCTTTTAGCTATTATCTTTATGGTTCCCAGCTCAGGGTCTATGATGACATCGACATTTTCGGTAGTGCCGTATTTTTCCTTAACGGCAGCTTTGAACGCCTCTTTGAGAATCTCTATTATCACCTCTTTGTCGAGGTTTCTCTCCTTAACGAGGTCTTCTAATGCGTCGACTATTTGATGGCTCGCTATCTCTCCCATTTTTCCCTCCAAAAATTATATAATTATTTTCCCAACCTGAATTTCGCTTATGGGAATGGTTCTTTCACCTTTTTTCGTGTCCAGCACTATGCCCTCACTGTCAACATGGCTTAGCACGCCCTCCACGCTCGTCCCATCGTTAAGAGTTACTCGCACCCTTTCTGTCTGCGCTCGTCTGAAATCACTTATGGACTTAAGCGGTCTGTCAAGTCCCGGTGACGAAACCTCAAGCATATACGAATGAGGAATAATGTCCGCCTTATCAAGCTCCTCCGAAATAACCCGAGAAAGAGTCGTTATCTCATCTATAGTTATGCCTCCTACCCTATAAACAAAAACTCTTAAAACAGACGCCCTTCCAACACCCGCCGCTTTAATCTCAACGAGTTCATAACCTCTTGATTCCACTATTGGCGCTACAATGCTCTCTATTTGTGGCAAATACTCCTTCATAGCTTTCTAAATTGGTCATTTCGATTGTTAATAAATGTAAAATGGGATTTTTCGCAAGGATAAGTTAAAAATTCCCCCACAACAAAACAACAAAAACACCTACTAAAACGCTTTAATGGGCTCCCATATCAACTCTTTTCGGTTGGTGATGGGCTACTTCATCGGTGTCGCAGGTGCAACGGTGCCGGGGCTTTTGCTTTTAACATTCCCTATGAGCGCTTCTCGAATTTTTGCCACGAACTCTGGTATAGCCGATGGACCGTTTGCAGTTATTATTCTTCCTGAGCGAACCACTTTCTTGTTGACATACTCGGCGCCTTTAGCCATAAGCTTCTTCTTAGCAGAGCGGAAAACGGTGGCTTTCACGCCATCGAGAAGCCCCGCGTTGGCAAGTATTACCGGCGCAAGGCAAATAGCCGCAACAATTTTTTTCTTGTTGTAGAACTTTTTAGCCAGTGCCTGAGCTTCCTCGTTATCCCACAACGCCGTAACTCCAACGCCGCCAACGAATACTATCGCGTCAAAACTGTCGGGACTAACGGAACCAAGAAGTCCATCTGGCTTGACCTTCTCGCCAAGCATACCGGTGATAGTCTTGGTAGTTGTGGATACCACCCTTGTTTTTGCGCCCATTTTCTCGAGTCGCTCCTTGGTCTCGAATAGTTCCTCATCCCGAAACTTGTCCGGCGCTATAACGAACACGATTTTTTTGCCGAGAAGAGGTTTCGGTGCTACAGCGGGGGCAGCAACGCTTTCACCAGAACCCTTGGCATAAACCGGCGCCTTAAGACCCGCAAAGAAAACCAGCAAAAAAAGCCCACCTAAAAGTGCTATGCCTATTAATGTTCTCATTTTATACCCCTCGTGGTCTTTTACGAATAATATCAAATGGAACCACTTTCTAAACATCTATTCCCTCCTACATTTTTCTTTAAGCCCTAAGCACACCCTTACCTTTTTGCCTTCTTACAATCATTCCCTCCCTTAAAGGAGTAACACATGTTCTCACATTGGGGATTCCATCGACTTCCATAAGGCAAGATGAACATTTGCCAATAGCGCAGAAAAATCCTCGCGGGCGATTGTACCGAAGCGAGTATCTCAAAACTTTCACACCATTATCG contains the following coding sequences:
- the infB gene encoding translation initiation factor IF-2; translation: MSKKRIYEAARELDLSSKALLQLLKQLGFDVKSHMSVFTDEMAARVMSVFTDEMAARVQQRLSEEKEEAKKEERKKEEVQKAVATKAPERVFVRRPRPRRKRRKKKHIGRDYAAEVRRLEEERRRRREELLKSITKEKVFEAVRQTLAQLSQTRKKRKYRKTRREEVEGELKDPNAIEVHEFMTTKELAERLGISPTELIEKCFKELGLIVTINQRLDFETISLIADAYGKKPVKVDIEDELAEELREEEEEEDETKLVRRPPVVTVMGHVDHGKTTLLDYIRKTNVVAGEVGGITQHIGAYMVETEYGEITFIDTPGHKAFTAMRARGAQVTDIAVLVVDWKDGVMPQTVEAINHARASGVPIIVAINKMDLPGANSEQVMKQLSELDIVCDQWGGDTLCVEISAKTGMGVDTLIEYIILQAELMELKANPFKPARGVVLEAWLDSGRGPTATVLIQQGTLYRGDPIVVGMYHGRVRNMFDERGNVVEEAGPSRPVQVIGLNGVPEVGDLLVVVESEKKAAEIASKRRRIREAQRERRMPAITLATFYQRAQKQKEKTLRLILKGDVGGSVEAISDLLSQLSTDETKIEIIHRGVGNITENDVLLAAASKAVIIGFSVKADSRVRKLAEKNGVEIRLYRVIYDLEDDIKKALEGMLEPEIREEFLGKARILKVFRNNIAGCLVEQGVLRRDASIRIYRDDELLGEGRIADLRRYKDQVKEVVAGLECGVMVEGVTGFQPDDIIEAFKKIEIKKTL
- the nusA gene encoding transcription termination/antitermination protein NusA, with the translated sequence MGEIASHQIVDALEDLVKERNLDKEVIIEILKEAFKAAVKEKYGTTENVDVIIDPELGTIKIIAKREVVLKVNNPALEIAKKEAKKIKPDARVGDIVEVELDPSEFGRKAVLAAKQKLIQSITETEREIIYSDYRHKVGEIVSGAVHRVDRGNVIVNLGRAEGVILRNEQIPDEHLPIGKTVRAYVKEVRKDTKGPQIILSRRAPEFVKKLFEFEVPEIYEGRVQIVAVAREAGERTKIAVYSTDDRIDPVGACVGLKGTRVQAVVKELSNEKIDIIPYSADPEQFVKKALAPAEVLETYLYPDEHKIVIVVPDDQLSLAIGKGGVNARLAARLVGWKLTIYGEEQYKASMTPIEKLDILTKEQLEVLKKFEIDTVQKLARMKEELLRSIPEIGDKANEILLAARKLVDQVEAEHAFVTKDRQLEEALLAKKQKDVPSAERQVEAKTSEENPKKK
- a CDS encoding ribosome maturation factor RimP, whose amino-acid sequence is MKEYLPQIESIVAPIVESRGYELVEIKAAGVGRASVLRVFVYRVGGITIDEITTLSRVISEELDKADIIPHSYMLEVSSPGLDRPLKSISDFRRAQTERVRVTLNDGTSVEGVLSHVDSEGIVLDTKKGERTIPISEIQVGKIII
- a CDS encoding DJ-1/PfpI family protein; this translates as MFRKWFHLILFVKDHEGYKMRTLIGIALLGGLFLLVFFAGLKAPVYAKGSGESVAAPAVAPKPLLGKKIVFVIAPDKFRDEELFETKERLEKMGAKTRVVSTTTKTITGMLGEKVKPDGLLGSVSPDSFDAIVFVGGVGVTALWDNEEAQALAKKFYNKKKIVAAICLAPVILANAGLLDGVKATVFRSAKKKLMAKGAEYVNKKVVRSGRIITANGPSAIPEFVAKIREALIGNVKSKSPGTVAPATPMK
- a CDS encoding (2Fe-2S)-binding protein, which codes for MARIKEHPILEFKRGRKVSFVFEGKTLYGYEGEPIAAALHDNGVKVLRYSLRYNRPRGFFCAIGKCSSCLMEVDGIPNVRTCVTPLREGMIVRRQKGKGVLRA